The Coregonus clupeaformis isolate EN_2021a chromosome 20, ASM2061545v1, whole genome shotgun sequence genome contains a region encoding:
- the LOC121533387 gene encoding lactosylceramide 1,3-N-acetyl-beta-D-glucosaminyltransferase A-like yields the protein MFMNFRRIRRCQCVQLVTTCIVLSVLMVCWEQVDHHVVSRYLVNSYDFINKSFGISQQESESLNNFLYLINHHDKCDCNEVLLLLFVKSSPENLERRQAIRATWGNETYIQRELGATVRVVFALGVHPNPQQRGSVQRGLLGEDLVYGDLVQQDFVDTFHNLTIKLLLQFRWSHTYCSKARFLMSADDDVFVHMPNLVHYLQGLIRQGARDLWVGHVHRGAPPIRQKDSKYHVPYEMYQWPSYPDYTAGAGYVVSGDVAAKIYQATLFLNASLYIDDVFMGICANAMGVSPQEHVYFSGEGKAPYHPCIYDKMITSHGHVADVRYLWKAATDPQIHDISSGQVGKLYCTAVKVMLLCKPYYLNTYPCKAAFS from the coding sequence ATGTTTATGAATTTCAGAAGGATCAGAAGATGTCAATGTGTGCAGCTGGTGACGACGTGTATTGTCCTGTCCGTGTTGATGGTGTGCTGGGAGCAGGTGGACCACCATGTGGTGAGCCGCTACTTGGTCAACAGCTACGACTTCATCAACAAGAGCTTTGGCATCAGCCAGCAGGAGTCGGAGAGCCTGAACAACTTCCTGTACCTCATCAACCACCATGACAAGTGTGACTGCAATgaagtgctgctgctgctgtttgtCAAATCTTCCCCAGAGAACCTGGAGAGGAGGCAGGCCATCCGGGCCACCTGGGGGAATGAGACCTACATCCAGAGGGAGCTGGGGGCCACTGTGAGGGTGGTGTTTGCCCTAGGAGTCCACCCCAACCCCCAGCAGAGGGGCAGTGTGCAGAGAGGGCTGCTGGGGGAGGACCTGGTCTACGGGGACCTGGTCCAGCAGGACTTTGTGGACACCTTTCACAACCTCACCATCAAACTGCTGCTGCAGTTCCGCTGGAGCCACACTTACTGCAGCAAAGCACGCTTCCTCATGTCAGCCGACGACGACGTCTTTGTCCACATGCCCAACCTGGTGCACTACTTGCAGGGCCTGATCCGGCAGGGGGCCCGGGACCTCTGGGTGGGCCACGTGCACAGGGGAGCCCCCCCTATCCGCCAGAAGGACAGCAAGTACCACGTGCCTTATGAGATGTACCAGTGGCCCTCCTACCCAGACTACACAGCGGGGGCAGGGTACGTTGTCTCAGGAGACGTGGCTGCCAAAATCTACCAGGCCACTCTGTTCCTCAACGCCTCGCTGTACATTGACGATGTGTTCATGGGCATCTGTGCCAACGCCATGGGGGTGTCTCCCCAGGAACATGTTTACTTTTCAGGGGAAGGGAAGGCCCCCTATCACCCCTGCATCTATGATAAGATGATCACCTCTCACGGACATGTGGCAGACGTCCGGTACCTGTGGAAGGCAGCTACGGACCCACAGATTCATGACATTTCCTCTGGCCAGGTGGGAAAGCTGTACTGCACAGCAGTAAAAGTTATGCTCCTCTGTAAACCTTACTATTTAAATACCTACCCATGCAAGGCGGCCTTTTCATAG